A single region of the Nicotiana sylvestris chromosome 6, ASM39365v2, whole genome shotgun sequence genome encodes:
- the LOC104245383 gene encoding probable transcription factor PosF21, whose amino-acid sequence MDKSSSHTVGSLPPLGRYSLFSPPGGSSNAKLEQSGLANLPPLGPGNASESGHFGHGLSADSSRFSHDISRMPDNPPKKFGHRRAHSEILTLPDDISFDSDLGVVGGLDGPSLSDETEEDFLSMYLDMDKFNSSSVSSDFQVGESSSSAAAASGSLQIPAMASAASGSDNVGPTASAKPRVRHQHSQSMDGSTTIKPEMLMSGIDEASPLETKKATSAAKLAELALVDPKRAKRIWANRQSAARSKERKMRYIAELERKVQTLQTETTTLSAQLTLLQRDTNGLTAENSELKLRLQTMEQQVHLQDALNDALKEEIQHLKVLTGQGIANGGPMMNFPASFGGNQQFYSNNHAMHTLLAAQQLQQLQIHSHKQQHQFQQHQLHQFQQQQQLQHQQQLQEQLHQAGDMNSRSSLSSPQNDNGSDTSAISKD is encoded by the exons ATGGATAAGTCTTCAAGCCATACAGTAGGTTCGTTGCCTCCACTCGGGAGATACTCATTGTTTTCACCTCCTGGGGGTAGTTCCAATGCAAAGTTGGAACAATCTGGATTAGCTAATTTACCTCCCTTAGGCCCTGGAAATGCTTCAGAATCAGGTCATTTTGGTCATGGTTTGTCGGCTGATTCTAGCCGATTTAGTCATGATATAAGCCGAATGCCTGATAATCCGCCTAAGAAATTTGGTCATCGGCGTGCCCACTCGGAGATTCTTACTCTTCCTGATGATATTAGCTTTGATAGTGATCTTGGTGTTGTTGGTGGACTGGATGGACCGTCTCTGTCGGATGAGACTGAGGAGGACTTCCTCTCAATGTACCTTGACATGGATAAGTTTAATTCTTCATCTGTGTCTTCTGATTTTCAAGTGGGCGAGTCTTCTTCTTCGGCAGCTGCAGCTTCAGGTTCATTGCAAATTCCAGCAATGGCTTCAGCAGCTTCAGGGTCAGATAATGTGGGCCCCACTGCTAGCGCGAAGCCAAGGGTTAGACATCAGCATAGCCAGTCCATGGATGGTTCAACTACAATCAAGCCGGAGATGCTTATGTCAGGTATAGATGAGGCATCTCCACTTGAAACTAAGAAAGCAACGTCTGCAGCGAAGCTTGCTGAACTCGCTCTTGTTGATCCAAAACGTGCCAAGCG GATTTGGGCCAACAGGCAATCAGCTGCAAGATCAAAGGAAAGGAAAATGAGGTATATAGCAGAGCTTGAGAGAAAAGTGCAGACTTTGCAAACAGAAACAACTACTTTGTCTGCTCAGTTGACCCTATTGCAG AGGGATACAAATGGTCTGACTGCTGAAAACAGTGAACTTAAACTGCGTTTACAAACAATGGAACAACAGGTGCATCTGCAAGATG CGTTAAATGATGCTCTAAAGGAGGAGATACAGCATCTGAAAGTGCTAACTGGGCAAGGCATTGCAAATGGCGGACCTATGATGAACTTTCCAGCATCCTTTGGGGGCAATCAGCAATTTTACTCTAACAACCATGCGATGCATACGTTGTTGGCTGCGCAACAGCTTCAGCAGCTCCAGATACATTCTCATAAGCAACAACACCAGTTTCAGCAACATCAGCTCCACCAGtttcagcagcagcaacagttgcAACACCAGCAACAACTGCAAGAACAACTGCACCAAGCAGGAGATATGAATTCGAGAAGTTCACTGTCATCTCCTCAAAATGACAATGGTTCTGATACTAGTGCTATATCAAAGGATTGA
- the LOC104245381 gene encoding protein ENHANCED DISEASE RESISTANCE 2-like: MANLDGDDEPEWIKRVKSEGAVPLLDPDNCSNGWASPPGNSFMVRGPEYFLTKVKVHGGEFLLKPLGFDWIKGPKKISGLLNSPTHRIRRALQEENPTGRKPFVWAFNLQVPSKENYSAIAYFVGLQPVPEGSLMEQFLKGDDAIRTRRLKLLANVVKGPWIVRKAVGEQAICVIGRALTCNYCIADDFIEVDIDIGSSVIANAIVHLAFNYLSTLTVDLAFLIESQAQSELPERILGAVRFSELKTTSAQPVEMPSDGNMGELPPSFSSRLWKSFGHSFSHRVQTDTQDGSSNSSSSHVEGAVDSGMSKEDTKK, encoded by the coding sequence ATGGCCAATCTTGATGGTGATGATGAACCTGAATGGATAAAGAGGGTGAAATCAGAAGGTGCCGTTCCTCTTCTGGACCCAGATAACTGCTCAAATGGTTGGGCTTCTCCACCAGGGAATAGTTTCATGGTAAGAGGTCCAGAATACTTTTTAACAAAGGTTAAAGTTCATGGGGGTGAGTTTCTTCTTAAACCTCTTGGTTTTGACTGGATTAAAGGTCCCAAAAAGATTTCTGGTCTCCTAAATAGTCCAACACACCGTATCAGGAGGGCTCTTCAAGAGGAAAATCCAACTGGTCGCAAGCCCTTTGTTTGGGCTTTCAACTTGCAAGTTCCTAGTAAGGAAAATTATAGTGCCATTGCATATTTTGTGGGTCTTCAGCCCGTCCCCGAAGGGTCTTTAATGGAGCAGTTCTTGAAAGGGGATGATGCTATTAGAACTAGAAGGCTTAAATTGCTAGCAAATGTTGTTAAAGGACCTTGGATTGTAAGAAAGGCAGTTGGGGAGCAAGCTATATGCGTAATTGGCCGTGCGCTGACATGCAACTACTGTATAGCAGACGACTTCATAGAAGTAGATATTGATATTGGATCTTCTGTGATAGCAAATGCAATTGTTCATCTCGCATTTAATTATCTATCAACTCTTACTGTTGATTTAGCTTTCCTTATTGAGAGTCAAGCTCAATCAGAACTACCAGAACGGATTTTAGGAGCTGTAAGATTTTCGGAGCTGAAAACCACTTCAGCACAGCCAGTTGAAATGCCATCTGATGGGAACATGGGAGAGTTGCCGCCTTCTTTCTCTTCAAGGTTATGGAAATCGTTTGGGCACAGTTTCTCCCACCGTGTTCAGACAGATACTCAAGATGGCAGCTCCAACTCCAGCTCATCACATGTAGAGGGGGCTGTTGATAGTGGGATGTCCAAAGAAGATACAAAAAAATA